A section of the Humulus lupulus chromosome 2, drHumLupu1.1, whole genome shotgun sequence genome encodes:
- the LOC133817793 gene encoding uncharacterized protein LOC133817793, whose product MHLMVIALVSHSALSNPRTSAMLTLNGTNHKQWVESLMMNLTLMRVDLALRTDAPPKPTVDATEKDRKFYEDWEHSNRCCLMLMRYHMDESIRDSIPQTEIAKDFLAAIKEKYKKFSKNEKNECLTLFHRTNYADTGDIRAHIDKLMGCYQKLKGMGLDLGEDYMVWFVMETIPSQFDSIRSSYNAQKEQWTIEEMTAILAKEEEDMKKGRARSISMVTNPSNSQKRKSTSNNSSDQRPSKKKGNHPKGNGQVSSSSAGHKNEYFKGKCNFCQCFGHKKADCRKLKAHLERKGSDKSKKAE is encoded by the exons ATGCATTTAATggttattgctcttgtttctcattcagctTTAAGCAATCCAAGAACCTCTGCTATGTTGACGCTGAATGGAACCAACCACAAACAGTGGGTAGAATCTCTCATGATGAATTTGACTCTTATGAGagtggacttggccttgagaacGGATGCACCTCCTAAACCTACTGTTGATGCCACTGAAAAGGACAGAAAGTTCTATGAGGATTGGGAGcattccaatcgttgttgtttgatGCTTATGAGGTATCACATGGATGAGtccattcgtgatagtattcctCAAACTGAAATTGCAAAGGATTTTCTCGCTGCGATCAAGGAGAAGTACAAGAAGTTCtcaaagaatgagaaaaatgaatgcttAACTTTGTTCCATCGGACTAATTATGCCGATACAGGTGACATTAGAGCTCATATTGACAAACTGATGGGTTGTTACCAAAAGCTTAAGGGTATGGGATTGGAtcttggtgaggattacatggtgtggttTGTGATGGAAACCATTCCCTCTCAGTTTGATTcgatcagatcaagctacaatgctcaAAAGGAGCAATGGACCATTGAGGAGATGActgctattcttgccaaggaagaaGAGGACATGAAAAAGGGAAGAgcaagaagtatctccatggtAACAAACCCAAGCAATTCTCAAAAGAGAAAGTCCACTTCCAACAACTCTAGTGACCAAAGGCCTTCTAAGAAGAAAGGAAACCACCCTAAAGGAAATGGACAAGTGAGTTCATCTTCAGCTGGTCACAAGAATGAGTATTTCAAAGGGAAGTGCAACTTTTGTCAATGTTTCGGGCATAAGAAAGCCGATTGTCGAAAGCTCAAAGCCCACTTAGAGAGGAAAG gcagtgaCAAATCGAAGAAGGCCGAATAG